The genomic interval TAACAGCGAACGATCAAAGTATGAATCCTTTACCATTAAATAGTGGAGAAAAGGAAATAGTGATACAAGGGTAAATATCATTCATCTATCCGTTTTAATCGTTTGAAAATATATTTTTATGGAGGAAACAACATGTTACAAAATATTGGAGTACCTGGACTTATATTAATATTAATTATTGCTCTCATTATATTTGGTCCATCCAAGTTACCTGAAATTGGTCGTGCATTTGGGAATACATTAAGAGAATTTAAAAGCTCAGCAAAGGATTTAATGTCAGAGGAAAAAGAAGATCGTGGTCAATCTAAGTAAAAATGTCGAAGATGTAGGTTAAAGCTTACATCTTCCTCTTATTTCTAAAGGGAAGAAGGAAGATCCTTATATGAAAAATCAAGAGTTAACGTTAGTTAATCACCTTGGAGAATTAAGGAAACGAATCATCATTACATTACTCGCCTTTATCTTATTTATATTTGGTGCCTTCATTTTTGTGAAGGACATTTATGAGTGGCTTATTCGCGATCTTAATCGTGATTTAGCCGTTTTAGGACCGAGTGAAATTCTTTGGGTATATTTTATGATTTCAGGAGTATGTGCGATCGCGCTTACCATACCAATTGCTGCACATCAAACGTGGTTATTTGTAAGACCAGGACTAACGAAAAAAGAACGAAAAATAACATTAGCCTACATTCCTGGATTGTTTACTTTGTTTATTACAGGACTTTCATTCGGTTATTTTGTCGTGTATCCACTTGTTCTTAACTTTTTATTATCCTTATCTATAGGGCAGTTTGAAACCATGTTTACGGCCGAAAAGTATTTTAAATTTATGATTAACTTAACGCTGCCGTTTGGATTTCTATTTGAAATTCCAATCATTGTTATGTTCCTTACTTCTATAGGTGTCATTAATCCGATGCTTCTTTCTAAGGCTAGAAAGCTGTCGTACTTTTTACTGACCCTCATAGCTATTTTCATAACTCCACCCGATATCATTTCAGATATATTGGTTATCGTACCACTATTCATTTTATATGAATTTAGTGTCACATTGTCTAAAATCGTCTATCGAAAAAAAATCAAAAAACAATCAAATCGTACAATTATTCCAATAAAAAAACCGTCATAATCAAATAAAATAACGGCAGGTTTTACATAAATAGATATAGGATTTACAAGTCAAGCAGCTAGAGTATAAATATATTGTCAGTTGATGTTATGTTGATTTCAACAAATTCTTACATCGTTTCTACAATTGTGATGATTTTATGATAAAAACTCTGATCAGATGAATGATAGAAGTCTATATTCCGCAATCCCTCTATTAGTTGGGGAGGCATATTATTAGCTGGTGCCGGCATCTTATCTAAACAGCCGGTAATTGCAATGGTTTTGAACTTTTATAACCAGAGGATGAAAGGTTTATTGTTGGGGAAAATACACCTGAAAGGAGTGTAATAGATGAAAAAACAAAAAAACTCAACTGATAAACCAACAATTGCAGAAGGAATGAATACTGAAGATGAATTGCAAAAAGATGCCACCCCAGAGGAAATTTCTAGAGGAGAGTATACAAACGTAACTACCCTCTCTTTAGATGAAAATGATCCAAGCTAACTTATTTTAGGACGAATTTTTATTACACCGTTTATTGAAAACGGTGTTTTTATTTATTTTTATTGATTACTTATTATAAATAAAAAAGCTTTTAAAAGCCTACTTAGCATGCGGTTTCCTATAATGATGATTATGTTGCGACAAGAAGTCGCTTTTATATAGTCTGGCTCACGCTGCTAGTTTAGACGCAAAAACTATCCTTGTCCAAAACTGTGGGACTGGTATAGGGCTCGTGCGTTACATGCGTAAATAGTGGAAACAGATAGTCAGTGCACGACTCGGAACACTGCTATGGAAGATCAGTAGGTTAAAGATAGTGCACAGAGATTTGCTTGGGTATTGGCAAGAAGAAAAGTAGATTCATAAAGCGGCTGTGAGCGTCCCGTATCTTGCCCGGAGTAAAGAACCATAACCTCATTGTATCTATAAAAAGATTAGAGGGACCCGTTATTTTTGAGTAAAAAAGTAGAAAAAGAACATGGCTATCATAGACGGTCTTTTTGCGCAATAAGAAAACCACCTTCTTTATCATGAATGATAATATTTAATAATTTTCTTGTATTTCGAACTGCGAAAATGAAATTCTAATGTCGTCTTTTTCCATTGTGTCCTTGCCTACTTTTTTTATTTCATCAATACTAGTCAATTGAAATAATCTGCTATACTCACTATTGCCTTTCTAAACTAGCCTATAAACCACTTTTTTATACTTAAAGTCGATATGGATATATTTAAATACTCCACCCGAGTAAGTAAAATGGGTGGAGGTAATTATGCAATATCATGACAT from Metabacillus sediminilitoris carries:
- the tatC gene encoding twin-arginine translocase subunit TatC; amino-acid sequence: MKNQELTLVNHLGELRKRIIITLLAFILFIFGAFIFVKDIYEWLIRDLNRDLAVLGPSEILWVYFMISGVCAIALTIPIAAHQTWLFVRPGLTKKERKITLAYIPGLFTLFITGLSFGYFVVYPLVLNFLLSLSIGQFETMFTAEKYFKFMINLTLPFGFLFEIPIIVMFLTSIGVINPMLLSKARKLSYFLLTLIAIFITPPDIISDILVIVPLFILYEFSVTLSKIVYRKKIKKQSNRTIIPIKKPS
- the tatA gene encoding twin-arginine translocase TatA/TatE family subunit, which encodes MLQNIGVPGLILILIIALIIFGPSKLPEIGRAFGNTLREFKSSAKDLMSEEKEDRGQSK